A stretch of DNA from Granulicella pectinivorans:
CGGCATCCAGCATCGTCGCCACCGGCATCCTGTTCCTCTGCCAGTAAGGCCGCAGATTCTGCTGCATCAACTGCACTGAAAACGTTTCCGTATACGCCACCATCAGGTGCGACGAAACCGGAGCAGCTGACACCGAGCCAAGCCCCAGCACCACCGACAAATGCGGAGCCGAACGTGTGCCCGGAACCGCACCCTCAAGATCGTCATCCATCCCCAGCACGCCGGTCTCTGCAAACGACCGCATCGCCCCCGAAGCAATCGAGGAAGACGAGCGCTCGTCCTTCGGAACCACCAGATGGAAGTAGCCCCAGTCGATCAGCAGGTCGTCGCCCGAACGGTTCAGCACACTCTGGTCCCGCGTCCCCACCGAAAGCACCTCAGCCGACTTGATCGTGTGCCGCGAAGTCGTCACCGGCTGGCCCTCAAAGCTCGTCGCCAGCGAGGCGGTTGCGTCCAGCATCACGTCCACCTGGTGTGCCGCTCCATCGGTCGCGTGCGCCGTCCAGGTCAGGTACGTCACTGGCCGCGACAGCACATCCAGGTCATCCAGAAACGCCGGCGTAAAGAAGCTCAGCTCGATCTCCACGCCAGACCCCGCAAACGTATACCGCGTATGCGTCGGCGTAAGCTCCATCGACGTCTGCGGCAGCGCGGGAACGCCACGCGGATCGGTCCCCATCACCCGGAACGCCTTGCCATCGATCCGCACCAGCGAGGTCAAAGGCTGCGCATGTCCCGTCCAGTGCTTCGTCGGCGAGTCCGTCAGATGATCCGTCGTCGACCACAGGCTGAAGTACGGATCGTGCGTAATCAGCGGTGTAGCAGGAGGGCGATTCTGAGCCATCAGCGTGACAGCAAACAAGAGGGCGGGGAGGGCGATTCGGCCAATTCTCATGAGAGGAGAAGCATACGGGCTGTGCTAGCCTTTGGGCAATCCTATGGAAACGCAGAAAGATCTTCCACGCGTCCTGAACGTGGCCCATGCCACGTCCATCGTCGTTGGCATCATCATCGGCAGCGGCATCTTTCTCGTGCCCCGCGAGATGATGGCCGCGGTCGGAAGCTCCGGCATGGTCTACGCCGTCTGGATCGTCGGCGGACTCCTCTCGCTCTTCGGCGCCATGACCTACGCCGAGATCGCTGCCATGCGGCCCCGCTACGGCGGCGAATACGCCTTCCTCCGCGAGGCCTACGGAGACACCGTCGCCTTTCTCTACATGTGGACCTGGATCACCATCGCCAAGCCCGCCTCCATCGCCACCATCGCTGCCGGCCTCATGCGTGTCCTCGGCACCTTCGACATCTTCGCCTTCCTCAACACCCCGGCCATCGGCCCCCTGCTCTGGAGCCAGCTCTTCGCCATCGCCGCCACCTGGCTCATCACCTGGCTCAACATCATCGGCACCCGCAAGGCCGGCAACGTGCAACTCGTCCTCACCTGGCTCAAGGGTCTCCTCATCCTCGTCATCGCTGGCTTCTGCTTCTTCGCCGCCGGTCATCATGGCAACTGGAACAACTTCAGCACCGTCTTCATCGGAGCGCGGGGTGGTTTCTCCGGCTTCATGGTCGCGCTCATCGCAGCCCTCTGGGCCTACGACGGATGGAGCGACGTCAGCCAGATGGCCGGCGAGATCGAGCGTCCCGAAAAGAGTCTGCCCCTCGCCCTCATCGGTGGCGTAGGCATCGTAGGCGCTCTCTACATGCTCACCAACGCCGCCATCCAGTACCTCCTGCCTGCGCACGTCATCGCCGCAGCCGAACGCCCTGCAGCCGACGCCATGCGCCTCGTAGCCGGACACTGGGGAGCCGGTCTCGTCTCGGTGGGCATGGCCGTCAGCATCTGCGCCACCTTCGTCGGCTCGGCTCTCTCAGGAGCACGCGTCCCCTTCGCCGCAGCCCGCGACGGTCTCTTCTTCCGCTCCCTCGCCTTCGTCCAGCCCAGGTTCAAGACGCCGTCCCACTCCCTCATCCTCCAGGCCGTTCTCGCCTCTTTGCTTCTCTTGCTGATCGGCCGCTTCCAGGCCCTCTTCTCCCTCGCCATCTTCTCGGAGTGGATGTTCTACGCCCTCACCGCCAGCACCATCTTCGTCTTCCGCCGCCGCGACGCCGCCAACACCCGCCCCTTCAGCGTCTGGGGATACCCCATGGTGCCGGCGCTCTTCATCCTCTCGGCGGCAGTCCTCCTCGCCTTCTCCATCCACGACCAGCCCCGCGAGTCCCTTGCCGGCATGGCCGTCATCCTCCTCGGCTGGCCGGTCCATCGTCTGTACCAAAGACGACACACAGCCTCTGCGTGAAGCGCACCAGCAAATGTGGTCCCGACGGCCACGTTTTCCATGCATGTCACCACGTTTTACCATCCCGAAAACTGCAGGTAAAACCCGAAGAAACCCGAAGAAAACCCCATAAAACCCGGAAATTCACCACAAAACCCCACAAATGCCGAAGGCGATTCTTTTCAACGACTTAGGCGTGTGTCAAACACGCACATTCTGTGGTGAGATCGGCACAAAATACCAAGAGGTCTAGGTAAAAAGCGAAAACTGGACGGACCAATCGGCGTGTGGACTCCTTCCGCAAAGGCGCGTCTATGCATGCGAAGGCATCACTTTTTTCCGCCCGGTGTTCAATATCCGACCACTCCTGTCGTATATTGAAAAAGCAGTCTGAGTGGAACGTCAGACGACCATTTTCCCAAGGAGCGTTGATGCGTACCGTACGTTTAGTCGGCCTCGAGTTGGTGTGTTTTGTTGCGTTTAGCACCTTTGCCTATGCCCAGGGAGGCGGAGTCCGCCCCGCCGCGCCGCGTCCCGTCCTGCTTGCGTTGGACACCGATCACGACGGCGTGCTCTCGCCCGCGGAGATCGCCGCCGCACCCAGTGTTTTGTTGAAGTTGGATACCGACGGCGACGGCAGACTCACCTCACTCGAGTACCTCCCCAGTCAGGCCGCCCCCGCGGGACAGGACCCCGAAGCCCTCGTCCAGCAGATGATGCTCCTCGACACGAACGGCGATGGCGTCCTGACCGCGAACGAAGTGCCGGAGCGTATGCAAGGCCTCTTCACCCGCGCCGACACCGACCACGACGGCAAGTTGACCCCCGACGAAATCCGCGCCTCGGTCAGGAAGCAGAGCGGCCCACGCGGCCGCGCCGACCGCACTGGTCAGGCCACTCGCATGGATCCAATCCTAAACGCCATCGACACCGACCACGACGGCATCCTCTCCCCCGCCGAGCTCGCTAACGCCTCTATCGCATTGAAAATGCTTGACTTGAATGGCGATGGAGCACTCGCGGCAGACGAAACGAAGATGCGCCAGATGACCGTGGCCGACCGCGTCGCGCACATGCTCGACGAATGGGATACGAACAAAGACGGGAAGATCGCGAAGGCAGAAGCTCCGGATCGCATGCAGGAGCAGTTCGCCACGCTGGACAAGAACGGTGACGGTTTTCTGGATCGCGACGAGTTGATCGCTTTCTTTTCCGCACAGACACCACAGCGCTAAACCGCAGAACCAAACCGGAACGATGGAGTGAACGATGCGAAAAGTATTTTGGAGTCTGGCACTTGCCGCGGTGTCGGCCCAGGGAATGGCCCCCTTCGGCGTTGCAGCGCAGAGCCCACGCAACACGACCGCCGAAGATGAGAACACCGGCGTGCGTGTGTTCCATCACGAGAACGTTCTCGGCACCTCGCTGGGGCTGAAGCTGAAGACTTCAGACGCCGCTTCGGCCGTGCGCGCGGAGTCGGCCGTGCTCGTCGAGATCGAGCGTTGCAACCGCATCCTCAGCGCCTGGAGTCCCGATAGCGAGTTCTCGCACTGGCTGGCAACGCGCGGAACGGCAGAGAAGGTCTCCTCTGAACTGATCGAAGTGCTTTCGCTGTTCGACGCATGGCGCACGCAGACCGATGGAGCGCTGGACGCTTCAGCAGAGACCGCGACGAAGCTCTGGAAGAACGCCGCGCTCGAACAGCGTCCGCCTACGACCCGCGAACGGGAAACGGCCGTCCGTACCATGCAGGCGGAGCACTGGCGCATCGATCGCGCAGCCGGGACAGCGGTGCATCTCGACGACGCTCCCATCGCGTTGAACAGCTTTGTCAAAAGCTACATCGCAGGACGCGCTGCAGATGCTGCCCTGGCTTCCGGCGCGACCGGAGTGCTGCTTAACCTCGGCGGCGATCTCGTAGCGCGCGGAGCCCTGACGGAGCGGGTCGCCATTGCCGATCCCGCTGCCGATGCCGAAAACGATACGCCACTCGATCTGTTGCATATTCAAAATCGAGCCGTGGCCACCAGCGGAGGCTACCGCCGTGGCGTCACGATCGACGGTCAGCATATCTCACATCTCTTCGATCCGCGCACCGCGGAGCCCGCCCTGCACGTCGCCAGCGCGACGGTGATTGCACAGGACGCCGTCGAAGCAGGTGCGCTCGCAACGGCCTTTGCCGTGATGCAGCCCGCGGAGACGGCAGCGCTCGCAGCCCGTATGCGCCACGTGGACTACATGCTTGTGCTTCCTGATGGCAGCCGCGTCGCAAGCCCCGGCTGGTCCTTGCAGCAGGCTCCCCATATTGTTCGCGCCGCTTACATCTCGCGTGCCACCGCTCCCGCACAACTCGATCTCCTGATCACGCTGGAACTTGCGCGCATCAGCGACCCCCGCTATCGCCGCCCTTACGTCTCGGTCTGGGTCGAGGACAAGGACCACTTCCCGGTCAAGACTATCGCGCTCTGGTTCGAGAAGGCTCGCTGGTTGCCTGACCTGAAAAGCTGGTATCACGACGATCAGATCCGCGCCCTCGCCGAGGGAACGGATCTTTCCACGACCATCAGCTCCGCGACCCGTCCCCCGGGCAAGTACACCCTCCGCTGGGATGGTAAGGACAACGCGGGCAAGCCCGTGAAACCCGGTCACTACACGATCTGCATCGAGGCCGCTCGCGAGCATGGTTCCTATCAGATCATCCGGCAGGAGATCGACTTCGACGGCCGGACAGCGAGGCAGGTGACCCTGCCGGGCGGCACCGAGATAGGCGGCGTCACCCTGGACTACGGTGCCCATGCCAAGTAATACGAGCGAACCTGCTGTTACCCCAGCGACCAGGCCACGCGCACCGATTCCACTCTCGGTGCGTGTGCGCAAGCAGACCGCGATCGTCTCGCGCTGGCTGCATATCTATCTCTCGATGGTCTCGTTCGCCGTCATTCTTTTCTTCGCGGTCACGGGCCTCACGCTGAATCACGCGGAGTGGTTTGCCAATCAGCAACGCACGGTCCAGCGCACGGGCTCGCTCCCGCACGACTGGCTCCGACCAACAACCGGGGAAGTCGGCAAGCTTGAGATCGCGGAGCGACTTCGTTCCAGCGAAAAGCTGCACGGGGAGGTGTCCGACTTCCGTGTGGACGACCAGCAGGTCGCGGTCAGCTTCAAGGCCCCGGGTTATGCGGCAGACGCATTCATCGACCGCGACAGCAATCACTACGACCTGACCATCACCAGCAACGGCTTCGTCGCGGTGATGAACGATCTCCACAAGGGACGCGATGCAGGCAAGGCGTGGGGATGGGTGATCGACGTCTCCGCCGTGTTGCTGACGCTGGTGTCTCTGACCGGGCTTCTTCTACTCTTCTTTGTCTACAAGCGACGCACAGCCGGGCTGATCGTCGGAGCGATCGGAGCAGTTCTGCTCTGGATCGCCTGGGCCAGGTTCGTGCCGTAAAAAGAATTGGGGCGGTGGAGTCATCCACCGCCCCATGGCCGTTTACGCAACGCGTCGCGGCTCATTGTCGCGGCTGCGATTGCCCGCACCCAGGTTGACACTGACGACCTTCGACACACCAGGCTCCTGCATCGTCACGCCATAGATGACATCCGCCTGGCTCATGGTGCGCTTGGAGTGAGTGATGACCACGAACTGCGTCGTCGCGGACATTTCGGCAATCAGCTTGGCGAAGCGGCCCACATTGGTCTCGTCCAGCGGAGCGTCGACCTCGTCCAGTACGCAGAAGGGTGCGGGCTGGAACTGGAAGATACCCACCAGCAGCGAGAGAGCGGTCAGAGCCTTCTCGCCGCCCGAAAGCAGAAGAATGTTCTGCATCTTCTTGCCTGGAGGCGAGGCCACGATGTCGATGCCGGACTCACTTGTGTTCTCGGGCTCGGTCAGCTTCATGAAGGCTGCGCCACCACCAAAGAGCTTCGTGAAGGTCACGGAGAAGTTATCGTTGATGATCTTGAATGCATCTTCGAACTTCACGCGCGACACATCGTCAATCTCCTTGATGGACTCCTGCGTATTGGCGATCGCGTCGAGCAGATCCTTTCGCTGTGTCTCGAGGAATCCGTGACGCTCAGCGGTCTCGTTGTACTCCTCGAGCGCCATCATGTTGACCGGGCCCATCGCTTCCAGGCGCTTCTTCAATTCACGCGACTCGGTCTCTTCGAAGGTGAGGGTCTCGCCTTCGATGCGGACGATGGTCTCATCGGCGCGAAGATCGGCAGCGGGGACAGCCAGGTCGTTAAGACTGGTCGCTTCCAGGTGCTCGATGTCCGCGGCCAGACGCGCCGCTCGCGCTGTCAGCGTGGCTCGCGATTCCCGCAGTGCTTCGGTCTCGGTACGCAGCGTGCGCAACTTCGCATCCAGTGCGTTCATCGCAGTGCGCAACTGGGCCGCTTCGGCGGTGAGGCGCTGCGCATTGGCGACCGCAGTGGCGCGCGCCTCGAAGAGTTCTTCCTGCTGCACGGCGAGCGCTCCGGTCTCCTCTTCGCGGCGCTGTTTCTCGTTCGCTGCGGCCTCAAGCTGTCCGGAGAGCTGATTGATGCGCTGCTCCTGATTGGCGTAGAGGCGTGCGGTTTGTTCGAGGTTCGCGGCAGCGTTGCGACGGCGCTCCTCAAGTGCGGCAAGAGCCGACGACGCGGCTGCGGCGGCCTGCTGCAGATGTTCACGTTCGGAGCGCAGCTCTTCCAACTGCGCCTGCAGATCGCCCAGCTTGACGTCGAGTGCCGTGCGCTCCGCTTCGAGTGCTTCAGCTTCGCCCTGGCGACGCGCAATGAGGTCGGACTTCTGGTTGCGTGCGTCTTTGTTGCGCGAGGCCGAGAGCGTCCACTCTTCCAGCCGCCGCTCGAGACGAGCGACCTCCTGCTCCATCTGGCGCAGGGCTGCGCCGGAGTTGGCGGATTCGCGCTCGGCGTCGCGGCGCTCGTGGGTGAGGTTCTCGATCTGCGCGTTAAGGTCCGCGATCTGATGCTGGAACTCGGCGGTGGCCTTGTCGGTCGCGGCAAGAGCGGTCTGGGCCGTGTTGACCTTATTCTGGACGTCGTTGAGCTCACGCTTGAGGGCCAGCGGCCCCTGCGACGAAGGGCGCCCACCCGTCACAGTAAGGCTTTGGAAGCTCTCGCCGGAGGGAGCGAGGAAGAAAGCCTGCGGATACTGCGCGGCGAGCGAGCGGGCGGTCTCGGAGTCCGGCGTGATGTACCCATTGCGAAGACGTGGCAGCAGGGATTCGACAAGGGCAGGGAAGTTGTCCACGCCTTCGGGACCCTTGATGCGGATGGAATCGCGAAGCGAGACGACACCCTCGGGGGCAGAGAAGTTGAGCGGGGCAATGTCGCCGATGTGAGCGTTCTGGTTGGCGACCAGGAAGGTCGCGCGACCGGCGACTTCTTTCTGAAGAAGCTGAACCGAGTTATCGGCGTCTTGCCAGTTGCGGACGACGATGTAATTCAACTCTTCGCGGAGGAACTCGTCGACGACGGACTCGTACTGGCCATCCACTTCGAGGAAGTCGGCGAGTGTGCCGATGGGCGCAGAAGTGGGTGCACCGG
This window harbors:
- a CDS encoding APC family permease is translated as METQKDLPRVLNVAHATSIVVGIIIGSGIFLVPREMMAAVGSSGMVYAVWIVGGLLSLFGAMTYAEIAAMRPRYGGEYAFLREAYGDTVAFLYMWTWITIAKPASIATIAAGLMRVLGTFDIFAFLNTPAIGPLLWSQLFAIAATWLITWLNIIGTRKAGNVQLVLTWLKGLLILVIAGFCFFAAGHHGNWNNFSTVFIGARGGFSGFMVALIAALWAYDGWSDVSQMAGEIERPEKSLPLALIGGVGIVGALYMLTNAAIQYLLPAHVIAAAERPAADAMRLVAGHWGAGLVSVGMAVSICATFVGSALSGARVPFAAARDGLFFRSLAFVQPRFKTPSHSLILQAVLASLLLLLIGRFQALFSLAIFSEWMFYALTASTIFVFRRRDAANTRPFSVWGYPMVPALFILSAAVLLAFSIHDQPRESLAGMAVILLGWPVHRLYQRRHTASA
- a CDS encoding EF-hand domain-containing protein, which encodes MRTVRLVGLELVCFVAFSTFAYAQGGGVRPAAPRPVLLALDTDHDGVLSPAEIAAAPSVLLKLDTDGDGRLTSLEYLPSQAAPAGQDPEALVQQMMLLDTNGDGVLTANEVPERMQGLFTRADTDHDGKLTPDEIRASVRKQSGPRGRADRTGQATRMDPILNAIDTDHDGILSPAELANASIALKMLDLNGDGALAADETKMRQMTVADRVAHMLDEWDTNKDGKIAKAEAPDRMQEQFATLDKNGDGFLDRDELIAFFSAQTPQR
- a CDS encoding DUF2271 domain-containing protein, whose amino-acid sequence is MRKVFWSLALAAVSAQGMAPFGVAAQSPRNTTAEDENTGVRVFHHENVLGTSLGLKLKTSDAASAVRAESAVLVEIERCNRILSAWSPDSEFSHWLATRGTAEKVSSELIEVLSLFDAWRTQTDGALDASAETATKLWKNAALEQRPPTTRERETAVRTMQAEHWRIDRAAGTAVHLDDAPIALNSFVKSYIAGRAADAALASGATGVLLNLGGDLVARGALTERVAIADPAADAENDTPLDLLHIQNRAVATSGGYRRGVTIDGQHISHLFDPRTAEPALHVASATVIAQDAVEAGALATAFAVMQPAETAALAARMRHVDYMLVLPDGSRVASPGWSLQQAPHIVRAAYISRATAPAQLDLLITLELARISDPRYRRPYVSVWVEDKDHFPVKTIALWFEKARWLPDLKSWYHDDQIRALAEGTDLSTTISSATRPPGKYTLRWDGKDNAGKPVKPGHYTICIEAAREHGSYQIIRQEIDFDGRTARQVTLPGGTEIGGVTLDYGAHAK
- a CDS encoding PepSY-associated TM helix domain-containing protein; protein product: MRKQTAIVSRWLHIYLSMVSFAVILFFAVTGLTLNHAEWFANQQRTVQRTGSLPHDWLRPTTGEVGKLEIAERLRSSEKLHGEVSDFRVDDQQVAVSFKAPGYAADAFIDRDSNHYDLTITSNGFVAVMNDLHKGRDAGKAWGWVIDVSAVLLTLVSLTGLLLLFFVYKRRTAGLIVGAIGAVLLWIAWARFVP
- the smc gene encoding chromosome segregation protein SMC; protein product: MLKLKKVQILGFKSFCDRTEVQLSGSGIAAIVGPNGCGKSNISDAITWVLGEQSAKSLRGIKMEDVIFAGTRDRKPTGMAEVSLTLVDPEVYDNNALDDEEEADPNAAITPISGDWDETELRKQRAQETEDAVAEAQPGTILEGEFKSTAAVPVPDPNIPEPNVELNAAGIPNQQVVLKIRRRKFGRTPIRAGELTITRRLFRSGDSEYLLNGKICRLRDIQDIFMGTGLGGESYAIIGQERIGQLLSSKPADRRGIIEEAAGITRFKTKKRLAELRLESAKQNLSRVNDIFEEVTKQMGTLKRQAAKAERYGALRDELRTRLRVVLASRIAQFDADQTATNSRIASLATQIDAQAADLETMDAEHTEGVRHGYALDQQIRETNTAANQTAVELERVTARAAGNKDRVAELTSRIAQGQDDLAAARAQLAALAGDLEKHKSFAETASAESAQSRAEAQKQQQLAQEGVRALQSAEQQAEQNRRQILQLVQRVSQTRNEETQAAAALAGLERESERLESESEHARQELGTLGLQRGQVRLSHEDVTARLKRLEAEIATHRAELDKARQEETASKRRGDQLRGEQATLNGRRNALEALIREHSYSTDTVRNIFRAHTNRAKQNPGAPTSAPIGTLADFLEVDGQYESVVDEFLREELNYIVVRNWQDADNSVQLLQKEVAGRATFLVANQNAHIGDIAPLNFSAPEGVVSLRDSIRIKGPEGVDNFPALVESLLPRLRNGYITPDSETARSLAAQYPQAFFLAPSGESFQSLTVTGGRPSSQGPLALKRELNDVQNKVNTAQTALAATDKATAEFQHQIADLNAQIENLTHERRDAERESANSGAALRQMEQEVARLERRLEEWTLSASRNKDARNQKSDLIARRQGEAEALEAERTALDVKLGDLQAQLEELRSEREHLQQAAAAASSALAALEERRRNAAANLEQTARLYANQEQRINQLSGQLEAAANEKQRREEETGALAVQQEELFEARATAVANAQRLTAEAAQLRTAMNALDAKLRTLRTETEALRESRATLTARAARLAADIEHLEATSLNDLAVPAADLRADETIVRIEGETLTFEETESRELKKRLEAMGPVNMMALEEYNETAERHGFLETQRKDLLDAIANTQESIKEIDDVSRVKFEDAFKIINDNFSVTFTKLFGGGAAFMKLTEPENTSESGIDIVASPPGKKMQNILLLSGGEKALTALSLLVGIFQFQPAPFCVLDEVDAPLDETNVGRFAKLIAEMSATTQFVVITHSKRTMSQADVIYGVTMQEPGVSKVVSVNLGAGNRSRDNEPRRVA